The following are encoded together in the Humulus lupulus chromosome 5, drHumLupu1.1, whole genome shotgun sequence genome:
- the LOC133833949 gene encoding uncharacterized protein LOC133833949, translating into MDSKLDLVLSMMVCSSGCKSNQPEFELEAKHNGIKVDGGECGDAYSYVTPPTFNGDDVVCNNENEVEVTSPHPRPMRKRKRAPALMTPYTDPTKRRKFRKDEGFKVDPIRKIDEHKEEAFMKWFNENNTSMLINCGTGSYQRKYFEQLFTPATWLSTDHIDEALWGMRKRSQKYHDLFD; encoded by the exons ATGGACTCCAAATTGGACTTGGTGTTATCAATGATGGTTTGTAGTTCTGGTTGTAAATCTAATCAACCTGAGTTTGAGTTGGAGGCTAAACATAATGGCATAAAAGTTGATGGTGGTGAGTGCGGAGATGCATATAGCTATGTCACTCCACCTACTTTTAATGGTGATGATGTTGTTTGCAATAACGAAAATGAAGTTGAGGTCACATCTCCTCATCCTAGGCCAATGAGAAAAAGGAAACGTGCTCCTGCCCTGATGACACCATATACAGACCCAACAAAAAGGAGAAAATTTAGAAAAGATGAAGGGTTCAAAGTTGATCCAATTCGTAAGATTGACGAGCACAAGGAAGAGGCTTTTATGAAGTGGTTCAATGAGAACAACACAAG CATGTTAATTAACTGTGGAACCGGCAGCTACCAAAGGAAATACTTCGAACAGTTATTTACCCCAGCAACATGGCTGTCTACTGAT CATATAGATGAGGCTTTATGGGGCATGAGAAAAAGGTCACAAAAGTATCATGACCTCTTTGATTAG
- the LOC133779912 gene encoding uncharacterized protein LOC133779912: MASPKNQSIKEVTEKSPMTSASPSTQAIEEAIRKSPQKSSSLQIHAREETNEKYSLKPSPLLSKVKSLDIPSLRPILMENEHFTSRVSVAYRIQVLRNIRSLLCYEDLEAFTASCFGHLLKLIDLAKSSGQLIHFLLQRRVQTNKENELWFDIDN; encoded by the exons ATGGCATCTCCTaaaaatcaatcaataaaagaagtaacAGAAAAGTCTCCAATGACATCGGCCTCTCCTTCAACTCAAGCAATAGAAGAAGCAATTAGAAAGTCTCCACAAAAATCATCTTCTCTTCAAATACATGCAAGAGAAGAGACAAATGAAAAATATTCATTGAAACCATCACCGCTATTGTCTAag GTGAAATCTTTAGACATACCATCACTAAGACCGATATTGATGGAGAATGAACATTTTACAAGTCGTGTATCTGTAGCCTACAGGATACAAGTGTTGAGGAATATACGATCACTACTTTGTTATGAAGATTTGGAAGCATTCACAGCTTCTTGTTTTGGTCATCTTCTTAAACTAATCGATCTAGCGAAGAGTAGTGGGCAGTTGATACATTTTCTTTTACAGAGGCGGGTACaaactaataaagaaaatgagTTATGGTTTGATATTGATAATTAG